From a region of the Blastocatellia bacterium genome:
- the prfA gene encoding peptide chain release factor 1 produces the protein MFDKLKEIELTYESLAEQLSDPEVIADQARYRKVAKQHRELEPIVQEFRRYQALQASVRQTRVLLDEENEPELQALAREELAKLEDELAASEAQLKLLLLPKDPNDDKNVILEVRAGTGGDEATLFAAEILRMFTRYAEQKGWRTQVLDVSESDIGGIKEAIALIEGQGAYSRLKYESGVHRVQRVPVTEASGRIHTSAVTVAVLPEAEDVDIRIDPKDIRVDTFCSSGHGGQSVNTTYSAVRLTHLPTGLVVSCQDERSQIKNREKAMRVLRSRLLELEREKQQEQITAQRRQQVKSGDRSEKIRTYNFKENRVTDHRIGLTLYQLDLIMDGQLDPLIDPLITHFQAEKLKEQTAVAA, from the coding sequence ATGTTCGACAAGTTGAAAGAAATTGAATTGACCTACGAATCGTTGGCTGAGCAACTGAGCGATCCTGAGGTGATTGCCGATCAGGCTCGCTATCGAAAGGTCGCCAAGCAACACCGCGAGCTCGAACCGATTGTTCAAGAATTCCGTCGCTACCAAGCGCTGCAGGCCTCGGTGCGGCAGACGCGCGTGCTGCTCGACGAGGAAAACGAACCTGAACTGCAAGCGTTGGCCCGCGAAGAATTGGCCAAGCTGGAAGACGAGCTGGCCGCATCGGAAGCGCAGTTGAAACTCTTGCTGTTGCCCAAAGACCCCAATGATGACAAGAACGTCATCCTGGAAGTCCGCGCCGGCACAGGCGGCGATGAGGCAACATTGTTTGCTGCTGAGATTCTGCGGATGTTCACGCGGTATGCTGAACAGAAAGGCTGGCGCACGCAGGTGCTCGACGTATCCGAATCAGACATCGGCGGCATCAAGGAAGCGATTGCTTTAATCGAGGGGCAGGGCGCCTATTCGCGGCTGAAATATGAATCGGGCGTTCACCGCGTCCAACGGGTGCCGGTGACTGAAGCCAGTGGGCGCATCCACACGTCTGCCGTCACGGTGGCCGTGCTGCCCGAAGCCGAAGATGTGGACATCAGAATTGATCCCAAAGATATTCGCGTTGATACATTCTGCTCGTCAGGCCACGGCGGACAATCGGTTAACACCACCTACTCAGCGGTCCGGTTAACTCACCTGCCGACCGGATTGGTGGTATCGTGTCAGGATGAGCGCTCACAGATCAAAAACCGCGAGAAAGCCATGCGCGTGCTCCGTTCACGGCTGCTGGAGCTGGAGCGAGAAAAACAACAGGAGCAAATCACCGCCCAGCGCCGTCAGCAAGTCAAGAGCGGCGACCGAAGCGAAAAAATTCGCACATACAATTTCAAGGAAAATCGCGTGACCGACCATCGCATCGGCCTGACGTTGTATCAACTCGACCTCATCATGGATGGCCAGTTGGACCCGCTCATTGATCCACTCATCACGCACTTTCA
- the rpmE gene encoding 50S ribosomal protein L31, with translation MKKEGHPKYDFVTVRCACGESFLTRSTKKEIHLEICSACHPFFTGKQKFVDSAGRVERFQKKYSNFLNAGTN, from the coding sequence GTGAAAAAGGAAGGTCATCCCAAATACGATTTTGTCACGGTGCGGTGCGCCTGTGGCGAATCGTTCCTGACACGCTCGACGAAAAAAGAGATCCATTTGGAAATCTGTTCGGCTTGCCATCCGTTCTTCACGGGCAAGCAAAAGTTCGTTGACAGCGCCGGTCGCGTCGAGCGATTCCAAAAGAAATACAGCAATTTCTTAAACGCCGGCACAAATTAG